GCAAAAGCAGTGGGTTACATCCTCTGCTCCTTCACATATGGGGATTATTAGACTGTACCACTTCCTGCCCAATGGTTCACCGCTTGCTTGGCCACACGAGGTGTGGCACTGGATGGAAATGTCTGTCAGTTGACTTACTGAGCATGTCGATAATGAAGATCCAGAGCCAGTTGTGTCGGGACCAAGAACAGTACATCTGTCTCCAAGTTCACGACTGTCCTTTTAATGAGCTCTTGACTCGGATCGGCAGGCCAGTCCTTGGTGTAGTAGTCATAAGTTAGGTTGGCAGCTTTCTCACCTTTGTCTATGGTCAGACCTCGAATGAGATTATACAGGTCGCTCCTGCAAATACCAACAAACGTCCAGCTCACGAGATAATAATACAGGCACTTATTTCCACAATCTGTGCAGATAGATTAgtcattacaacaggatcttgatcagatgggccaatgggctgagaagtggcagatggagtttaattcagataaatgcgaggtgctgaattttgggaaagcaaatcttagtaggacttatacacttaatggtaaggtcctagggagtgttgctgaacaaagagaccttggaatgcagattcatagctccttgaaagtggagttgcaggtagataggatagtgaaggcagtgtttggtatgttttcttggtcacaggagttgggaggtcatgttgtggctgtacaggacattggttaggccactgttggaatattgcatgcagttttggtctcctttctatcagaaaggtgttgtgaaacttgaaagggttcagaaaagatttacaaggatattgctagggttggaggatttgagctacagggagaggctgaacaggctggggctgttttccctggtgcgtccctgaggagtgaccttatagaggtttacaaaattatgagggtcttggatagggtaaataggcaaagtctttagggtgagaggggaaagatataaaagagacctatggggcaagtgtttcacacagagggtggtacgtgtatggattgagctgctagaggatgtggtggaggctggtacaattgcaacatttaagaggcatttggatgggtatatgaataggaagggtttggagggatatgggccgggtgctggcaggtgggactagattgggttgggatatctggtcagcatggacgggttggaccaaagggtctgtttccctgctgtacatctctatgactctattttctaTGGTTGGATTAGCAATTCTACAAtaggtttttatttttaaaaaatccaaaattTTAGGACAAACACACAGAaccttggagaaactcagcaagtctggcagcatttgtggagagagaaactgagttaacattttacATCATGCTGTTTTTCTCAAAATATTGTCCATACAGTGCATGACACAATCTTGTACAGCCACCTGACCAATCTCTCTCTGCATTCTTTGGTTCCAATAGATGTGTGTAACAAATTTGTTTGGCCTAGTCTTTGAGGCTTCATGTCATTCAGGTTagtgtttattttcttttacatTAATAGTTTTTGACTGCAGTActgctaaaaaaaaatgttgttaaagCTTCTCATCCTGCTCTCATCAGAACAATTCATacagtgtgtacagggagtgctgATGGGTTGACAAGTGGATTCTGAAAcattgtcatggagaatgcacccaTTCGATGGTGATTGACAATTAATTGCAAGTCTTTACCTTCTGCCAATTTGATATTTTATCCCTTGTTCTTTGTCTCAGGTGAACCCATTGTCAACTACATTCCCATTCATGACCCTTCCCCCTCCTGAGAGATGCTGTCGTGTCCTCTCTATTTCCTTAGTTGTCCAAAGTTGGCAGCTGGAAGGGGCCAGGATATAAACGCTTGCCCAATCTCCTCACTATAGCAACTTCTTACAGAGCCATGAGCAGTTTTCCATTGAAGACAGCTGAGAACATTTTTCTCTGATTCATTGGTTTATGGAATTTCTTTCTCCAGAGAACAGTGGAGGCTGGCTCATTAAAAATACTTATAAGTATTCAGTCAACAAGGGAGCCAAAGGATGTAGGGATAAACAGGAAGCAAAGTTGAGATTATCAAATTTATCAAATGTCGGAGCAGGCTCGCAGGGTTAAATGGGCCTTTCCTGCTTCTAATTTATTTGTTTATGTGTTTTTTTACGGCACAGAAGGGAGCAATTGGATCCCATCAAGTCTGTTTTGGATTTTGGTAgagcaatccagccaactgagctcaccAGCCTTCCAAAGATTTTGCTCTCCTGCGGAAGCATGCTCTTTTCCAGGCATTTTTGTAGTTTACAGCTACGGATAATGATGGGGGGAAGTTTCAATTTCTCTCCTTCGCATGGCTGAACTCTTACCCACTCTTACCACCTGCAAGTGGCAGGTGTCGAAAGGATTTATAAGTAGCTATTCAAGCTGTTTGGGCTTGATATGGACATCATTTCCTTGGCCATCAAGTCTTGAAGTGGGACCTGAGTTTAGAGCttctggcttagaggtagggacactatccaCCAGATCTCCCCAGCATCTAGCCAGCCTGGGAGCAATCTGAGCAAGAATTGTTTATGATGCAAGATACTAACAGAAGGAAAAGAAATGTCTCAGTAACAGGATTTGGAAGTAACACAATTAAAGAAATCATGTTCCATACGGATAGGTCTTTCCTAGCCCAGCCTGATTGATTGAGTGAACGTCCAAGCCAGCAAAAATATGACCATCCATATTGTTAACCCCGGCGATGTAATCGACACCAGCAGCATTGTGATAGAGCTTCTTTGGTTCATCGGGAAGGAAGTCCCCATCAATGACTGGAGCCCATATCAGGTAGAATACAAGTGGAGCTGAAAGAGTGGAAAGTAAAGGATTCAATCCATTCTCCCCTCCATCTTTTGCACAAAATAATAAAGTGAACACGTTCTGTATTTAATGGAGAACTGATATTATTCAGGCATTGTTTCCAGTCCTTATAACCTGCTTCAAAAGGCACTATGTTGGTTGTCAGAGGAAACCCAACCATATCCTGCCTTTCCCTCTCCTAGGCAAAGTGACTTCTCAGAACATTTTATCAGGCAGTGGTAACAAACCATCACCACTGTCTGAGCAGGAGAGAAGACAAGCAGGTCAAGGGGACACAGGTCAAAGCAATCTTTTACCTGTGAAGTAATGAGAATGTGCAACTCTTATCATGTGGAATTACTGAGGTGAATAAAATGGATAAACTGGGTTGATTCATAAAAAACAATGGTAATTCTGATCAATTGAAATGTAGTAGATTGAGACAAGGCTTCTTTAGAATGTAAACAGTGGCTGAGGTTGGTTGGGTCACATGTCCTGTTATAATGTATAAATCAAACCAACCTAAGGGAAGCTTTTGAAGACAATGTTACCATCGCTGGCAGTTTCCAGaggagtgaggcaatacttccatTGCAGGAATTCTAAGGAGCTGCTCAATTATAATGGGGAGAGAAGATCTCAATGAGTGACCAATCCGATTACTTTTTCCAATCTCTTTAGGCCACCAGCAACCCTCAACATACCTCACACTGGGGCTTTCAACATGGCTCTCCATGCTAGAATGAGGCCAGTATATTCACAGGTCATTTCATCGATATCAAGCAGTTTGTAATTTTGTGTGTTATTTGGTAGGTTATTTTTTATTTTCCCAGGTAAATTAATGGTAATTACTTCTTCACTTTAGGCCATTTCTGCTTACGAAAGGTTTCATAGGAACATTCTACTTTCGGATAGCGGGGGACACCTTTACAACATTTCTTCAAATATTGAACATTTATCACTTCCCAACATCAGTGGGCTATCTTGCTTGACTCGAACAAAATAACTTTCACTTGTGTttatgaattttaattttgtaccCAGTGAGTGCTTCCCTGTCACAactatccattttttaaaatccctgCCCCTCTGTGACCATTTCTCACTCCCTGAGGAGGAGAACCTGTACGCTGTGCTTAGTGCCCAGGATCACTCAGTGGGTGCCAGATACTTACAGGTTACTGAGACAGGTTAATGATTTGCTTCTACTTCTCAGTCTTGGGAGAAACAACTTTAAACCCAGCCAATTCCAGTTTCACCCATTTCTGCCTCAAACTGTATTCGTTTATGAACGTGGTGAAAACATTTTGCTTTTTAGGGTCCAAAGGTTTTAGAAAGCAGTGTgtttccaaatcatttttgtggaAATATGTTCAAACGTTCTTGAGCAGAAACATTGACATCATCCTTTCCTGTGTCTTACTTTCCAAGTTTATAAGCTTCAGGGGAATAGCCAGAGTGACAGCTTTGGGGTCAGTGATCTTCAGACAGGCCACCATGGCAGCAGGgtcatctctgggacatccaacCTTCTGAGCAAGCTGCAAGATACCAGACTGGCCGTTAGTACATTCACCTCACAATCACTCCCATTAGCATATCGAAAGCCCTGAACAAACTATCCCAGATCAAGTACCGTCCATTCAAGCTGAGAATGTAACTTAGAGACAAACTCAGAAACTGTGGGctccagtgaattgttttcaTCTCCAGCGCCATTCATCCAGGGAGGGTGTGCAAGATTTCCACTTTGTGTGGTGCTTTGGGAATTTCTGTGATTCCGGGCACCCTGCTGCACCAACAACAATTTTTATAACCATGACACGCCCTGTGGTGGGGCTTGAGAAGATTATTGGAAACCTTTCCAATTTACTATCCAAACTCCCCTTGCCTGACTAAACTTGTTTTTGTCAGACACCATCTGCTGCTTGTAAGGACAGATGCACAGGAACAATTCTGGGCTGATTCTCCTGATACTTCCCTCCTTCCATTGAGAGATTCTGAGAGTCTGAAACCAGGCTCACTTCCCCAGGTCCAGTCATGTCAAGGGTCTCCCTTGGGAAAGCTGCAAACACAAGGCCATGTTTGCCTTTACTATACTAAACAAATGTGATATTTTAACATTGGATCAGGCGAGGCTAATGTTCCATCAACTTGCATCAATTTACTACGGATCCAGATTACTCGATACaatattgtttatttttaaatcaaaggAAGAATGCAGcaatgttggaagcagttcagagaagagcTAAGGGGTGCTCTTCTAAAGGCTTATaaaatggataggataagtagacaaggtcttttccctgcagtaggggagtccaaaactagagggcataggtttagggtgagagggtaaagatgtggaaggcacctaaggggcaactttttcacacagagggtggtatgtgtatggaatgagctgccagcggaagtggtggaggctggtacaattacaatatttaaaaggcagctggatgggtatatgaataggaagggtttagagggatatgggccaaatgttagcaaatgggattagattaatttaggatatctgttcagcatggacgagttggaccgaagggtctgtttctgtgctgtatatctgtgtgactttatgactctaaggtTTACTCGGCTAATCCCTGCaatgggttgtcttatgagaaacCGTTGGTCATATTAGACTTCAAGTCAAGTAAAGTTTtctctgaattagtggtgctagcagagcacagcagttcaggcagcatccaaggagcagcgaaatcaacatttcgggcaaaagcccttcatcagaaataaactTTTCTCTGATCTGTTTTCAGTGTTGGatctgttggagtttagaagaataaaaagCAACTTGATCAaaacatgtaagatcctgagTGATCTTGACAagttggatgtggagaagatgtttcttgtTCTTTGGAGAATTTAGAtagaggtcactgtttaaaaaccaGGGGTTACTCGTTTAAGAAGGAGATGAAGAGAAACAACTTATCTTCGGgtgatgagtctttggaattccctcaaAAGGCAATGGAAGTTGACACCTTTAATCGTTTTAAGTTTGGAGGTAGATAAACCATTGATGGGCAAGGACGTGGGAAGTTATAGTGGCTAGACAGGCATGAACGTTTCCCCCTTTGGAGCCACTCGGGAGTTTCTGTGCAGGCTGAACAGCGTGCTGACACATTGACTTCTTGGAATTTGCAGGCACCCTCCTCGGAGGTCCATGTAAAATGAGAGGGagtgtagatgggaatgtggagtaatcagatcacccgtggtcttactgaatggtagagcaggctcgaggggcaacatggcccactcctgcttATAATTCACAGATTTCTACAGACTCAGTTCTTAACTTCTGAAGGAGGACTTACCAAGTGTGATCTCTGTTTGTGCAACTGTACTAACCTGCTGGGCCCAGTGCATGGGATTTCTCTGAACTGCCCAGGCACATGTCGCTACCCCACTCTGTGAAATTGCTCGTTTTATTAGTCCTTTGTTGTATGGTGTCAAGGTCTGTGAAAGAAAGTGGAAACATCATCAGAAAGGTAATATTTGGTTCAAATTGTAGAATACATTAATTGAAGATGTTTTTTTTCAGATCTGGTAGAGAATTTGGAGTGTTTCCTTGCAATGTGTGCACACAGGATTCACATTAGGCTTGTCTGATGTAGTACAGGAGCTTAAAGTGTTACAGTAGCTATGTGAGATTTCTTGTTTATTGTGTTTCATATCCAACCATGAGCTTGTGTTTTCAAGTTTCAATCCAGGGCTTAAGCAGAAAGATGAAGTTTCTCACAGGGAGTGCTCCGTTTCTCTAATGTACAACttttctataatgcggggttGCACAGGAACACAACCATCAGATTATACAAGAGCTACCTGTAACTCAGGTATGAAATGGGGGATGTGGCAGGTTAGTGCAGGCTACACATTCAGTTGTAGTCTCAGTGGTTAGTTTGTCTGAAATGGAGCAGCAGTGAGACTGTGACAATTAGGTTCAGTGACTCTGTGCTACAGAGGGGCAGTAACATTCGTCAGGATAGCTTGACAGCATTATTATCCGGGCTGAAATTAATGATAGGATCTGTGATGATCCACACAGTTGCCTGCACTAACCTGCCACATCCCCCATTTCATACCTGAGTTACAGGTAGCTCTTGTATAATCTGATGGTTGTGTTCCTGTGCaaccccgcattatagaaaaGTTGTACATTAGAGAAACGGAATTTAACGTGTTGGCGATGTTACAGCCAACAAACGTTTTAAACATTTGCACTTTAGAAATAGTGTCCCCATTTCGTCAATTGTTTTACAGCGAATTCACGTTAACGAAAGGCGCGTTACAGCCAAACGACCTGTACCTGTAAGGAGACACTCGCACCTCCTGCTGATTCTCCAAAAATGGTGATTTTATCCGGGTCCCCACCAAAAGCAGCAATATTCCTCTTTACCCAACTGATGGCCATGTGCTGGTCCCACAGACCTTGGTTACCTGTTTATGACAATAACACAGCCCACAAAATGACTATTATGATGGGGAGAGCACAGAGAATGCAGTGTGGCACACAGAATGCTATTTTTCATTGGGGGAACGGTGTAAATCAACCAGCAGTTTCTGAAGATTCAGAATGCATTGTAACCTCTTAATCCCCTGAACCTGCTGGCCACCCTGCACATTAACAACAGAATGCACTAGTTAATAGAAGATGATGTTAGCTGTGTTTAAGCAAGTTTGAGGGGCATGAATCAAAAGCATAATGACTACTATCACCTGTAACTAAGCATTCTTTATTCAGTTATTTACTTAATAATTTCTTTAAATGCATTGCATCAAAACCATTGACGTTCAGGGAATTGTCCGCTAACCTGGGGCATTGGCATCTCCTGTGCTCAGGAAGCCCAGTGGGCCAACCCGATAATTCAAGGTGACAACAATCACTTTGCCACGCGAGGCGATCTCATACCCATCGTACAGGTAGTTGTTCAGGAAGTTGGCTCCATGCCCTGCTCCCATCAGGAAGCCCCCTCCAAAGATCCAGACCATGACAGGCAGGTTCGTGGACACTAGGGAGGGCGAAAGGGAGACCATCGTTTAGTCATTGTCacgaaagcaaaatactgcagttgccagaaagctgaaataaaaacagaacaggctagagatgctcagcaggtctggcagcatctatgcagagagaaacagagttacagagggtggcacggtggcacagtggttagcactgttgcctcacagcgcctgagacccgggttcaattcccgcctgatgactgactgtgtggagtttgcacgaactccccgtgtctgtgtgggtttcctccgggtgctccggtttcctccacagtccaaagatgtgcgggtcaggtgattggccatgctaaattgcccatagtgttaggtaaggggtaaatgtaggggtatggatgggttgcgcttcgacgggtcggtgtggacttgttgggccgaagggcctgtttccacactgtaagtaatctaatctaatctaaagttatCGGACAAAACGTCATCAATgtgaacattaactctttcaatccCCACAAACATTCCCAAACACGTTGTGTGtttccagcactttcagttttaATTTTAGTTTATTCACAAAATCAGAATGATCAGATTAAAACCAATGGGGCAACAGATAATTTAAAACATTCAGGTTATAAGCAGTGGTGTTTACAAATAAACTCCAAGGTTCCTGTTAATATTATTTGTACTCTGAATATCTTTTCACTGACGTGTGCTGATTAGGATGAGAATTATTAGTAGCCTCTATcaatatcaaacactcccaggacaggtacgaCATAGAattagttacagagtaaagctctctctacactgtccccatcaaacactcccaggacagggatagcgtGGGGTTAGATGAAAACTGAACGTTGAAAAGGGGTTGTGACACAATAGCTTCAGAATGTTCAGAATTAATCTgttattagtgaagcagatgggattCAGCAGATGACTGGCCACTAGATAACTAGAAATTGTTCTAAAATACATGTGTTCTCTGCAGATATGGAGAGAGGAATTTGTGACGTGAGGGAGCAACTGTAGGAGATTTACGACTAGGTTAGAGACACAATATTGTGATGGTGCAGAAGATCCTTAACTCTTACCATGAATCCAATACATGACAACTGATACAGCTTCATCCTGAACAGTGGGAAATGTAAAAGGCAATTCTTCTTAACAGTCTAGTTTGTATTTTCAAGCACAACATTTAACAAACTATACATTTTTTGAAAAGAACAGGGTGAACAAAACACAGGGAAGCATATTTCTAAAATTGATACaaatatttatgtaaatgatttggatgtgaagataggaggatagttagtaagtttgtagatgacaacaaaattggaggtgtcgtggacagaaaagaagattacctcagattacaacaggatcttgatcagatgggccagtgagttaaggaatggcagatggcatttaatctagataaatgcgaggtgttgcattttggaaatgcaaatcagagcaggacttatacactttatggtaaggttctggggagtgttgctgaacaaagagaccttggagtgcaggttcatagctccttgaaagtaaagtcacaggtagataggatagtgaagaaggcatttggtatacgttcctttattggtcagagtattaagtataggagtaaggaggtcatgttgcggctgtacaggacattggttaagccacttttggaatattgtgagcaattctggtctctttcctgttggaaggatgttgtgaaacttgaaagagttcaggtaagatttacaaggatgttgccagggttggagaatttaagctatagggagaggctgaacaggctggggctgttttccttggatcttcagaggctgaggggtgaccttatagagatttataaaatcatgaggggcatagttaagataaatagacaaggtcttttccctggggtggaggagtccagaactagaggacataggtttaggatgagaggggaaagatataaaagggacctaaggggcaactttttcacacagagggtggtacgtgtatggaatgagctgccagaggaagtggtggaggctggtacaattacaacatttaaaaggcatctggatgggtataagaaaaggaagggtttagagggatatgggccaaatgctggcaaatgggacgagattaggttaggatatccggttggcatggacaggttggaccgaagggtctatctctgtgctgtacatctctatgactctgtggtggCATTACTCAACTGGGTACATTTTAAAGGTGGTTTTTAGTTTGGAGGTTTTGTTTTTACCTTTTCTGCCATGAGGGACCCAAATGTTCAGGTAGAGACAATCCTCGCTCCCAAAGacagctttctgtgacagagttgtCTGCAAACATCTGGGTTTGAAATCTTTGGCCTTCAGAACACCTGGTAATGGACATGAGGTGCAGTACAAATAAAGATATGTGTTTATATCTTCGGAGCCTCAGGACATTGCAGCCAGTTTACAGACAACAAAGTACTTCTAAATTACTGTTACTGTTGTGTTCGAGGGAAATGTAAGTGGAAACAGCATTAAACTGACACAGTACAGGTATATAACCAGCAGGGGAAGACCGCACCTAATAGTGGGTTTGATTCAAGGAATGCAGGAAaggtctcatacacacacatacacacacacacacacacacactttcacacatacACATCTACCCTGTGGAGCTCTGTGAGAATTTTCTATGACAGAttatttctcatttttctaaactcaagagaacaaagaacagtcactggacccaacattttttttttctctctctctctctccacagatcctgctagacctgttgagtttctccagcaatttctgtttgtgtttctgacttccagccacatttgtaccacacaaatgccaggcaatgacaatctccagTAAGAAACAGTCTAATCACCATCCCTTTACAGTCAATGgtgtaccatcactgaatcctccactatcaacatcgttGGGTTATCATTGAcgagaaattcaactggactcattttataaacacagtggctacaagaacagatccgaggctaggaatactgtggcgagtaactcacttactgattccccaaagcctgtccaccatctgcatgacacaagtcaggagtgtgatggaatactccccacctatctggatgggtgcagctccaacaacactcaacgccctccaggacaaagcaacctgttaAATTAGCACCACATCCTCAGGCTTctgctccctccaccaccgatgctcagcagcagcagtgtgtactatgtacaagaggcactgcagaaactcactaaagatcctcagacagcaccttccaaactcacacccacttccatccagcaggacaagggcagcagatacatgagaacaccaccccctgcaagttcctctccaagcaactcaccatcctcacttggaaatatatcgctgttccttcaatgttgctgggtcaaaatcctggaactccccccctcagggcattgtgggtcaacccacagcacatggactgcagcggttcaagaaggcagctcacccccaccttctcggggcaactaggaatgggcaataaatactgaccagccAGCAATGGCCACATCCCACAAGGAAAAAAAACAGCCACACATCTTTGGTTTGCTTTTATTCAAGAGAACAAAGGCCCAGCCTATTTAATTTTTCCTCGTaggacaatccctccatcccaggaattTGTCTGCTGAACCTGCATTGCACTGTCTCTGCAGCAGGTATATCTCTCCATggtcgaagagtatggtgctggaaaagcacagctggtcaggcaacatccgaggagcaggagaaatgacgtttcgggcataagcccttcatcaggaatcctgatcaagggcttatgcccgaacatcgactctcctgctcctcggatgctgcctgaccggctgtgcttttccagcaccacactgttgaactctgatctccagcctcactttctcctaagtctTTCCatgggtaaggagaccaaaaccgcaCACAATGCTACAGCCGTGGACCAAGTCTGTGTTTGCTGATCCAGCCCCTCCCTCAGTCTAACCTAAAATTGATTATAAACTTCGGTTCCTTCCCCTTGCATTTCTCACTCACAGGAATCTCTTGGAATTCTGCAGGTGAGCTAGGTTGAGCAATCTTCGTTCTCCTCCAGCACAGATAGCTGCACCCTAATCAGGGCCACATTCTAGGCCAATGGACATCTGCTTAACTCGGTAACAAGATGGTCCTTAAGACTGGGTCCAGTCAGCTCTGCAAGGCTCAACCAGTGCTCTAGGTCATTGTGGGCAGGCACTGGACAGAAGGTGCCACTTAATCAGAGA
This DNA window, taken from Hemiscyllium ocellatum isolate sHemOce1 chromosome 21, sHemOce1.pat.X.cur, whole genome shotgun sequence, encodes the following:
- the LOC132825731 gene encoding bile salt-activated lipase-like, giving the protein MASWPLLYLLLSNCLLSVTAGATLGVVETEGGRVEGINKRDGFFASMDIFKGIPFAATPKRFEKAEPHPGWTGVLKAKDFKPRCLQTTLSQKAVFGSEDCLYLNIWVPHGRKVSTNLPVMVWIFGGGFLMGAGHGANFLNNYLYDGYEIASRGKVIVVTLNYRVGPLGFLSTGDANAPGNQGLWDQHMAISWVKRNIAAFGGDPDKITIFGESAGGASVSLQTLTPYNKGLIKRAISQSGVATCAWAVQRNPMHWAQQLAQKVGCPRDDPAAMVACLKITDPKAVTLAIPLKLINLETPLVFYLIWAPVIDGDFLPDEPKKLYHNAAGVDYIAGVNNMDGHIFAGLDVHSINQAGLGKTYPSDLYNLIRGLTIDKGEKAANLTYDYYTKDWPADPSQELIKRTVVNLETDVLFLVPTQLALDLHYRHAQGAQTFSYLFSYPSRAPIYPKWMGADHADDLQYVFGKPFATPLGYRPRDRDVSRYMIAYWTNFAHTGDPSRGDSDVPTPWIPYTLMYTQYLEINKDIDMSSVKQRLRYDTVTFWNQTFTAI